A single window of Nicotiana tomentosiformis chromosome 1, ASM39032v3, whole genome shotgun sequence DNA harbors:
- the LOC138905230 gene encoding uncharacterized protein has translation MEEISDTLTMKRWWRFRTQPSLWSSFLQAMSCSRKHHVARKNYANTSHEWKNLMRINKKAKPNMIWKLQAATCSFWWDNWIEKGSLTNLCHNVRTPAKTPVKNFIQNNQWNIDNLQRIVPTHMVQQILKIEIGPSSQPDFTIWNLSHNRHYSNNSAWQINRNKRQTLMEAITPIRAMLEWVV, from the coding sequence ATGGAGGAGATTAGCGATACTCTAACTATGAAAAGATGGTGGAGGTTCAGGACTCAACCTTCTTTATGGTCTTCCTTCCTACAAGCTATGTCCTGCTCTAGGAAACATCATGTTGCTCGAAAAAATTATGCTAATACCTCTCATGAATGGAAGAACCTTATGAGGATCAATAAGAAAGCAAAGCCTAATATGATCTGGAAACTACAAGCCGCTACTTGTAGTTTTTGGTGGGATAATTGGATAGAAAAAGGTTCGTTAACTAATCTCTGTCATAATGTTCGTACCCCTGCCAAAACTCCTGTTAAGAACTTCATTCAGAACAATCAGTGGAatattgataatcttcaaagAATTGTCCCTACTCACATGGTTCAACAGATATTGAAAATTGAGATTGGTCCTAGCTCCCAACCTGACTTCACCATTTGGAATCTTTCCCATAATAGACACTATTCTAACAATTCTGCGTGGCAAATTAATAGGAACAAAAGACAAACACTCATGGAGGCTATAACACCAATACGGGCAATGCTGGAATGGGTGGTGTAG
- the LOC104116787 gene encoding ATP-dependent Clp protease proteolytic subunit-related protein 3, chloroplastic, whose product MATYLQLPMASSVPCTSTSSSPLKRRSFSVLCAANSNSSTKIPMPPLNPKDPFLNKLASVAANNPEALFTRPQNSDMPPFLDIYDSPKLMATPAQVERSVSYNEHRPRRPPPDLPSLLLHGRIVYIGMPLVPAVTELVVAELMYLQWMDPKEPIYLYINSTGTTRDDGETVGMETEGFAIYDAMMQLKNEIHTVAVGAAIGQACLLLAAGSKGKRFMMPHAKAMIQQPRVPSSGLMPASDVFIRAKEVIINRDTLVKLLAKHTENSEETVANVMRRPFYMDATRAREFGVIDKILWRGQEQIMADVSAPEQWDKNAGIKVADAI is encoded by the exons atggcCACCTACTTACAGTTGCCCATGGCGTCCTCAGTACCATGTACTTCAACATCATCGTCTCCGCTAAAACGGCGTAGTTTTAGCGTTCTCTGTGCAGCCAATAGCAATAGCAGTACAAAGATTCCGATGCCTCCGCTGAACCCTAAGGACCCATTTCTCAATAAGCTTGCATCTGTTGCTGCAAATAATCCAGAAGCACTCTTCACTCGGCCTCAAAATTCTGATATGCCGCCTTTTTTGGATATTTACGACTCCCCTAAGCTCATGGCTACTCCTGCTCAG GTGGAGAGATCAGTATCATACAATGAGCACAGACCGAGGAGACCTCCACCAGACTTACCCTCACTGTTGCTCCATGGTAGAATAGTTTATATTGGCATGCCG TTGGTGCCAGCAGTCACAGAGTTAGTTGTTGCAGAGTTGATGTACCTACAGTGGATGGATCCTAAAGAGCCAATTTATCTATACATAAATTCTACTGGGACTACCCGTGATGATGGTGAAACA GTTGGTATGGAAACAGAAGGTTTTGCAATTTATGATGCCATGATGCAATTAAAAAACGAG ATACACACTGTCGCAGTTGGTGCTGCCATCGGTCAGGCGTGTCTCTTGCTTGCAGCTGGTAGTAAAGGCAAAAGGTTTATGATGCCACATGCCAAAG CCATGATTCAACAGCCTCGCGTGCCGTCATCTGGATTAATGCCGGCCAGCGATGTTTTCATCCGAGCAAAGGAG GTAATCATAAACAGAGACACCCTTGTCAAGCTTTTGGCAAAACACACTGAAAAT TCTGAAGAAACTGTTGCCAATGTGATGAGAAGACCATTTTACATGGATGCTACCAGAGCAAGAGAATTTGGCGTCATTGATAAG ATTCTTTGGCGTGGGCAAGAGCAGATCATGGCAGATGTTTCTGCACCAGAGCAGTGGGACAAGAATGCAGGGATCAAAGTTGCTGATGCTATTTAG